One Pseudomonas rhizophila DNA window includes the following coding sequences:
- a CDS encoding cation:proton antiporter — protein MIFTVWVAVLGAVLLTLALTSSYLRWMPVTTSAICLGLGVAIGPAGLELLRLDIADSSAWMEHLTEVAVVFSLFVSGLKLRLPLKDRSWRVAYTLAGPVMILTIAGLTLTLHYLFGLGWGVSLLIGAILAPTDPVLAALVQVNDARDDDQVRFGLSGEAGLNDGTAFPFVILGLLLLREDDLGFLGDWMLQDVLWAVPVGLLTGYWMGRGIGWLTLSMRIKNADSTLSPNDYLALALIALAYVVAEALQGYGFLSVFAAGLGLRQAEVQSTDEHSLPAEHLVQPVVGHEAVTPRDAVRGDAETMEEGQVAAGVMMSDMLAFGSLVERSMEVFLVTLLGVALATHWDWRALVIGGLLFAVIRPLSLLVMPWGRLLDTPQRLLIGWFGIRGIGSLFYLFYAVNHDLQPEMVQLCINITLSVVALSILVHGLSTQPILAWYERHKKSS, from the coding sequence ATGATTTTCACAGTATGGGTAGCGGTGCTCGGCGCCGTATTGCTGACCTTGGCCCTGACGTCCTCCTACCTGCGCTGGATGCCGGTAACCACCTCGGCGATATGCCTGGGTTTGGGCGTTGCCATCGGGCCGGCGGGCCTGGAGTTGTTGAGGCTGGACATTGCCGATTCCTCAGCCTGGATGGAGCACCTCACCGAAGTCGCGGTAGTGTTTTCGCTGTTCGTCAGCGGCCTCAAGTTACGTTTGCCCCTCAAGGACCGTAGTTGGCGCGTGGCCTACACACTGGCCGGCCCGGTGATGATCCTGACCATCGCGGGCCTGACCTTGACCCTGCATTACCTGTTTGGTCTCGGTTGGGGCGTGTCGTTGTTGATTGGCGCAATCCTCGCGCCAACCGATCCGGTGCTCGCGGCGTTGGTGCAGGTCAACGATGCCCGGGATGATGACCAGGTACGGTTTGGCCTGTCGGGGGAAGCCGGCTTGAACGACGGCACGGCCTTCCCCTTTGTGATTCTGGGCTTGTTGTTGCTGCGCGAGGACGACCTTGGCTTTCTCGGTGACTGGATGCTGCAGGATGTGCTGTGGGCAGTGCCGGTCGGTTTGCTCACCGGTTACTGGATGGGCCGCGGTATCGGCTGGTTGACCCTGTCGATGCGCATCAAGAACGCCGACAGCACCCTCTCGCCCAACGATTACCTGGCCCTGGCGCTGATTGCCCTGGCCTATGTCGTGGCCGAAGCCCTCCAGGGTTATGGCTTTCTTTCGGTGTTCGCCGCTGGCCTGGGCCTGCGCCAAGCCGAGGTGCAATCGACGGATGAACACTCACTCCCGGCAGAACACCTGGTGCAACCGGTGGTGGGGCACGAAGCGGTCACCCCCCGGGACGCGGTCCGGGGTGACGCCGAGACTATGGAAGAGGGTCAGGTGGCCGCGGGGGTCATGATGAGTGACATGCTCGCCTTCGGCAGTCTGGTGGAGCGTTCCATGGAAGTGTTTCTGGTGACGCTGTTGGGGGTGGCGCTTGCCACTCATTGGGACTGGCGGGCCTTGGTCATCGGTGGTCTGCTGTTTGCCGTGATTCGCCCGTTGAGCTTGCTGGTGATGCCTTGGGGACGGCTGCTGGACACGCCACAACGGTTGCTGATTGGCTGGTTCGGCATACGTGGCATCGGCAGTCTGTTTTATCTGTTCTATGCGGTGAACCATGATTTACAGCCAGAGATGGTCCAGTTGTGCATCAATATCACGCTGTCGGTGGTGGCCCTGAGCATTTTGGTCCATGGCTTGAGTACCCAACCCATACTGGCCTGGTATGAGCGCCACAAAAAATCGAGCTAA
- a CDS encoding carboxylate-amine ligase — MNRRLKFGIEEEYFITDLQTRCMPDQPSAEVVTACQALLGKHFAHEMFQCQIEMASPIFRNLPEAADYLAQVRTGLTQRLAAHGLGLLSAGSHPMATQGLQPTDELHFQQLFDDYQRVARRSVLSGLHVHVEVPAHKDRVRVMNEVLPWLPMFLALSASSPFWNGAYSGFSSYRQVACDEWPRMGVPEFFEDESAFAGYVDMLMRTGSIRQPSDCWWVMRPSSRYPTLELRICDACPRVEDVLCLVSLFRVMVAHAIALPKPGAHFSLTSHWILKENRWRAKRHGILAEFILEGQEQPMMIGEWITLAEQTFGETAAALGVEDVFKQARRIVQEGTSSDRQIVLYEQGLLLGDSTEHALSRVVDQLLAETAGMPVADPSLLQVAGGP, encoded by the coding sequence ATGAACAGGCGACTGAAGTTCGGCATTGAAGAGGAGTATTTCATCACCGATCTGCAAACCCGTTGTATGCCGGATCAACCCTCAGCAGAGGTTGTCACGGCGTGCCAGGCGCTACTGGGCAAGCATTTCGCCCATGAAATGTTCCAGTGTCAGATCGAGATGGCGTCGCCTATTTTCCGCAACTTGCCCGAGGCGGCCGATTACCTGGCCCAGGTCCGCACAGGCCTGACCCAGCGCCTGGCCGCCCATGGCCTGGGCCTGCTCAGCGCCGGCTCGCATCCCATGGCGACCCAGGGTCTGCAGCCCACCGACGAACTGCACTTTCAGCAGCTGTTCGACGATTACCAGCGGGTGGCCAGACGGAGCGTGCTTTCGGGCCTGCATGTGCACGTGGAGGTGCCGGCCCATAAGGACCGTGTCCGGGTCATGAACGAGGTGCTGCCCTGGCTGCCGATGTTCCTGGCGCTGAGTGCTTCGTCGCCGTTCTGGAACGGCGCCTACAGCGGGTTCAGCAGCTACCGTCAGGTCGCTTGCGATGAATGGCCGCGCATGGGCGTGCCGGAGTTCTTCGAGGATGAGTCGGCGTTTGCCGGCTACGTGGACATGCTCATGCGCACCGGATCCATTCGCCAGCCCAGCGATTGCTGGTGGGTGATGCGGCCTTCGTCGCGTTATCCCACGCTGGAGCTGCGAATATGCGATGCCTGTCCGCGTGTTGAGGATGTCCTGTGCCTGGTCTCGCTGTTTCGGGTGATGGTGGCCCATGCTATTGCACTACCCAAGCCCGGCGCGCACTTCAGCCTGACCTCCCACTGGATCCTCAAGGAAAATCGCTGGCGGGCCAAGCGTCATGGAATCCTGGCCGAGTTCATCCTGGAGGGGCAGGAGCAGCCGATGATGATCGGTGAGTGGATCACGCTGGCGGAGCAGACCTTCGGCGAGACTGCCGCCGCACTGGGCGTTGAGGATGTGTTCAAGCAGGCACGTCGTATCGTCCAGGAAGGCACCAGTTCCGATCGGCAAATCGTGCTGTACGAACAAGGGCTGCTGCTGGGCGACTCCACCGAGCACGCCTTGAGCAGGGTGGTTGATCAGTTGTTGGCGGAAACCGCCGGGATGCCCGTGGCCGACCCGTCACTGTTGCAAGTGGCAGGTGGTCCATGA
- a CDS encoding Yip1 family protein has product MSAPFVKLFTHPEFAWKDIREQEQAHPRHYLAHLLLLALIPVVCLFIGTTWTGWSLAENETVRLSTASALQLSVLLYLTIVAGVMLMGLFIRWMSRTFDARPTVNQCIGFAAYTATPYFLAGIFGLYPNRWLAVIALAMASAYSTFLLFVGLPKFMNLKKEQGLLYSASVWGVGLLVLVTILVEMILLWFNVLQPEYLRVPVSG; this is encoded by the coding sequence ATGTCCGCCCCTTTCGTCAAACTGTTCACCCACCCCGAGTTTGCCTGGAAAGACATCCGCGAACAGGAACAAGCTCATCCGCGCCACTATCTGGCTCACCTGTTGTTGCTCGCCCTGATTCCCGTGGTGTGCCTGTTCATTGGGACCACCTGGACCGGCTGGAGCCTGGCTGAAAACGAAACGGTACGGCTCAGTACTGCCAGCGCACTTCAACTGAGTGTGCTGCTGTACCTGACCATCGTGGCCGGCGTGATGCTCATGGGGCTGTTCATCCGCTGGATGTCGCGCACCTTCGATGCCCGCCCTACGGTCAACCAGTGCATTGGTTTTGCCGCCTACACCGCCACGCCCTACTTCCTGGCCGGGATTTTCGGGCTCTACCCCAACCGCTGGCTGGCGGTGATCGCGCTGGCAATGGCGTCGGCCTACTCGACTTTTTTATTGTTTGTTGGCCTGCCCAAGTTCATGAATCTCAAGAAGGAACAAGGTCTGTTGTACTCGGCCAGCGTATGGGGCGTAGGGCTGTTGGTGCTGGTGACCATCCTGGTGGAAATGATTCTGCTGTGGTTCAACGTCCTGCAGCCGGAATATCTGCGCGTTCCGGTAAGTGGATGA
- a CDS encoding iron-containing redox enzyme family protein, which yields MTALTPLQSRPATVHSFMDAGSVRQCYERLLHGPDDADKQAVAQAFLQQCVGQAAALPLELPDTPTALQTWVEQHSAGVARQYAEYLERRKNAGPREFFTCKAHALYFLQAVAPTKLVDGAWLYGVLKHWHDHRFEGLLSTYLEELGDGNPSQNHVVIYRKLLAEHDLSDAPDIEDERYLQGAVQLALGYGGDEYLPEVIGYNLGYEQLPLHLLISAYELTELDIDPYYFTLHVTIDNASTGHAHKAIQSLLQLMPMEADREAFWHRVTLGYRLNDLGQGSRTIIESFDLYREVLDMLERKRPFGQHMHSDYCKFEGKTVNQWLAAPGQLEGFLTALQNKGWIKRHEDPQNSRFWTLIEGAGAAMFGVFSPYEKQLLHDWIAGDWTQEGAKKSPRRAHGAACEPQMPIEDPDVQSLQQTLRGQTPDAQMQTLMPWLSARCHSHPAGLLATRRFIELKSALR from the coding sequence ATGACTGCGCTGACACCCCTCCAATCCCGGCCTGCCACCGTGCATTCATTCATGGATGCCGGGAGCGTGCGCCAATGCTATGAACGGCTGCTCCATGGCCCTGACGATGCTGACAAGCAAGCCGTCGCCCAGGCCTTCCTTCAGCAATGCGTGGGGCAGGCCGCGGCACTGCCCCTGGAGCTGCCCGACACCCCCACGGCTCTGCAAACCTGGGTCGAGCAACACAGTGCCGGTGTAGCCCGCCAGTACGCCGAGTATCTGGAGCGGCGCAAAAACGCCGGTCCACGAGAGTTTTTCACTTGCAAGGCCCACGCCTTGTATTTCCTGCAGGCAGTGGCGCCCACCAAACTGGTGGACGGCGCGTGGCTGTATGGCGTGCTCAAGCATTGGCACGACCACCGTTTCGAAGGGCTGCTGAGCACTTATCTGGAAGAGTTGGGCGACGGCAATCCCTCGCAAAACCATGTGGTGATATACCGCAAGCTGCTCGCCGAACACGACCTGTCGGACGCGCCGGACATTGAAGACGAGCGCTACCTGCAAGGTGCCGTGCAATTGGCCCTGGGCTATGGCGGCGATGAATACCTGCCTGAAGTGATCGGCTACAACCTGGGTTACGAACAACTGCCCCTGCACCTGTTGATCAGCGCTTATGAGCTGACTGAGCTGGACATCGACCCTTATTACTTCACCCTCCACGTGACGATTGACAACGCGAGCACCGGTCATGCCCACAAGGCCATCCAGTCGCTGCTGCAACTGATGCCGATGGAGGCGGATCGCGAAGCGTTCTGGCACCGGGTCACCCTGGGTTATCGCCTCAATGATCTGGGCCAAGGCAGCCGAACCATCATCGAGTCATTCGACCTGTATCGCGAAGTGCTGGACATGCTCGAACGCAAACGTCCGTTCGGCCAACACATGCATTCCGATTACTGCAAGTTCGAAGGCAAGACCGTCAATCAATGGCTGGCAGCGCCTGGACAGCTGGAAGGCTTCCTGACGGCGCTGCAAAACAAGGGCTGGATCAAACGTCATGAAGATCCGCAGAACAGCCGGTTCTGGACGCTGATCGAAGGGGCAGGCGCGGCCATGTTCGGGGTGTTCAGCCCCTATGAAAAACAGTTGCTGCACGACTGGATCGCCGGTGACTGGACGCAGGAGGGCGCCAAGAAAAGCCCGCGCCGCGCCCACGGTGCAGCGTGCGAGCCGCAGATGCCGATCGAGGACCCCGATGTACAGAGCCTGCAACAGACCCTGCGAGGCCAGACGCCCGATGCGCAGATGCAGACCCTGATGCCGTGGCTCTCGGCGCGCTGCCACAGCCATCCGGCCGGACTGCTGGCGACTCGTCGCTTCATCGAACTCAAATCCGCGCTGCGCTAG
- the ligD gene encoding DNA ligase D: MSSKTLEDYNRMRDFAATPEPAAKRSRKSAKTAHALQFCIQKHDASRLHYDFRLELDGALKSWAVPKGPSLDPKVKRLAVHVEDHPLDYATFEGSIPEGHYGAGDVIVWDRGVWIPQGDAHEAYEKGRLKFELQGEKLSGLWNLVRTHMPGKQEQWFLIKHQDAAARPESEYDVVQAEPDSVLSERTLVPKRRGKAAAQVKAVQQPKKATTPKPSRKTSTTTLSGAVAGAIPKTLKPELATLVERAPEGEWLYEIKFDGYRVMARIENDDVRLITRNGHDWTHKLPKQAEALAGLGLESAWLDGEMVVPNEQGVPDFQALQNAFDAGSSNKIAYYLFDLPYLNGMDLREVPVQERRAALAAVLASNKNPLLRFSDAFKETPEALLNSACQMQMEGLIGKRMGSAYVSRRSNDWIKLKCKNRQEFVVVGFSEPKGARNGFGALLLGLHDADSGQLRYAGKVGTGFNEQTLTSIHQQLLPLERKEAAVVNPPTGYDAKGVHWLEPTLLAEVAFAEMTKEGSVRHAVFHGLRNDKPAEAITQELAKPVKKTAEKTKAKTKTKTTQAPAMDGKVRITHPERVIDPSSGTTKLQLAEYYASVAEFILPELADRPVALVRAPDGIAGELFFQKNAERLAIPGITTLDKSLTGQPVMIINNPEALIGAVQMSTVELHTWNATSVNLDKPDRFVLDLDPDPALPWKSMVEATHLTLSVLDELGLKAFLKTSGGKGIHIVVPLTRKLGWDEVKGFSHAIVSHMAKLLPDRFSAVSGPKNRVGRIFIDYLRNGLGATTICAYAARTREGLPVSVPIFREEVAELKGANLWTVHNVHERLAQVGHEPWAGLKKTRQSITADMRRRIGMKKTDK, encoded by the coding sequence ATGAGCAGCAAGACCCTGGAGGATTACAACCGGATGCGTGACTTCGCCGCCACCCCGGAGCCGGCGGCCAAGCGTTCACGCAAATCGGCGAAAACCGCCCATGCCTTGCAGTTCTGCATTCAGAAGCACGACGCTTCACGGCTGCATTATGACTTCCGGCTGGAGCTGGACGGTGCGCTCAAGAGTTGGGCGGTGCCCAAGGGGCCGTCCCTGGACCCCAAGGTCAAGCGCCTGGCGGTGCATGTCGAAGACCATCCGCTGGATTACGCGACCTTCGAAGGCAGCATTCCCGAAGGCCATTATGGCGCTGGCGACGTCATTGTCTGGGACCGCGGCGTGTGGATTCCCCAGGGCGATGCCCATGAGGCCTATGAAAAAGGCCGGCTCAAGTTCGAGCTGCAAGGGGAAAAACTCAGTGGCCTGTGGAACCTGGTACGCACCCACATGCCCGGCAAGCAGGAGCAGTGGTTCCTGATCAAGCACCAGGACGCAGCGGCACGTCCCGAAAGCGAGTACGACGTGGTCCAGGCCGAGCCGGACAGCGTGCTCAGCGAGCGCACCCTTGTACCCAAACGCCGTGGCAAGGCTGCCGCCCAGGTCAAGGCAGTGCAGCAACCGAAAAAAGCCACCACGCCCAAACCGTCCAGAAAAACTTCGACCACGACCCTCAGCGGCGCGGTGGCCGGGGCGATTCCCAAGACGCTCAAACCGGAATTGGCCACGTTGGTAGAGCGCGCGCCTGAAGGCGAATGGCTCTATGAAATCAAGTTCGACGGTTACCGCGTCATGGCCCGCATTGAAAACGACGATGTCAGGCTGATCACCCGCAATGGCCATGACTGGACCCACAAGCTGCCCAAGCAGGCCGAAGCGCTGGCCGGATTAGGGCTGGAGTCCGCCTGGCTGGACGGTGAAATGGTGGTGCCCAATGAGCAAGGCGTACCGGACTTCCAGGCCCTGCAGAACGCTTTCGACGCCGGCAGCAGCAACAAGATTGCCTACTACTTGTTCGATCTGCCTTACCTCAATGGCATGGACCTGCGCGAAGTGCCCGTGCAAGAGCGGCGGGCCGCGTTGGCGGCAGTGCTTGCGAGCAACAAGAATCCGCTGTTGCGCTTCTCCGATGCCTTCAAAGAAACCCCTGAAGCCTTGCTCAACAGTGCTTGCCAAATGCAGATGGAAGGACTGATCGGCAAACGGATGGGCAGTGCCTACGTTTCCCGGCGCAGCAACGACTGGATCAAGCTCAAGTGCAAGAATCGCCAGGAGTTCGTCGTAGTCGGTTTCAGCGAGCCCAAGGGTGCTCGCAACGGCTTCGGCGCCTTGTTGCTGGGGCTGCACGATGCCGACAGCGGGCAACTGCGCTATGCCGGCAAGGTCGGCACAGGGTTCAACGAGCAAACACTCACAAGCATTCACCAGCAATTGTTGCCCCTGGAAAGAAAAGAGGCTGCGGTGGTCAACCCACCCACCGGATATGACGCCAAAGGTGTGCACTGGCTGGAACCGACGCTGCTGGCTGAAGTGGCGTTTGCCGAAATGACCAAGGAAGGCTCGGTGCGCCATGCCGTGTTTCATGGTTTGCGCAACGATAAACCAGCCGAGGCGATCACCCAGGAGCTGGCCAAACCCGTGAAAAAGACTGCGGAAAAAACCAAAGCCAAAACCAAAACCAAAACCACTCAGGCCCCAGCCATGGACGGTAAGGTGCGCATCACCCACCCTGAGCGAGTCATCGATCCCAGCAGCGGCACGACCAAGCTGCAACTGGCCGAGTACTACGCCAGCGTCGCCGAGTTCATCCTGCCGGAACTGGCCGACCGCCCGGTGGCACTGGTCAGGGCACCGGATGGCATTGCCGGTGAGTTGTTTTTCCAGAAAAACGCCGAGCGCCTGGCGATTCCTGGTATCACCACCCTGGACAAATCATTGACCGGGCAGCCGGTGATGATCATCAACAATCCCGAAGCGTTGATCGGCGCGGTGCAGATGAGCACGGTGGAATTGCATACCTGGAATGCCACGTCGGTGAACCTGGACAAGCCTGATCGCTTTGTTCTCGATCTTGACCCGGATCCGGCCCTGCCTTGGAAAAGCATGGTGGAAGCGACGCATCTGACCTTGTCGGTACTCGATGAACTAGGGCTCAAGGCGTTTCTCAAGACCAGCGGCGGCAAAGGCATCCACATTGTCGTGCCCTTGACCCGCAAGTTGGGTTGGGACGAGGTCAAGGGCTTCAGTCATGCGATTGTCAGCCACATGGCCAAGCTGTTGCCGGATCGCTTCTCGGCGGTCTCCGGGCCAAAGAACCGGGTAGGGCGGATCTTCATCGACTACCTGCGTAACGGCCTGGGCGCCACCACCATCTGCGCCTATGCCGCCCGTACCCGTGAAGGGTTGCCGGTGTCGGTGCCGATCTTTCGCGAGGAAGTGGCCGAACTCAAAGGCGCGAACCTGTGGACCGTGCACAACGTCCATGAGCGTTTGGCGCAAGTGGGTCACGAGCCTTGGGCGGGCCTGAAGAAGACCCGCCAAAGCATCACCGCCGACATGCGTCGACGCATTGGTATGAAAAAGACCGATAAATAG
- a CDS encoding methyltransferase, whose translation MNQEERLSETDLALLQLGRRLQADGYRFITPTPLTHERVNQRPGNERSRTLRDVFGWSRPFAPGLISADEQRQLQEAEVLQARDGLLHSRVRWSSLDGLLFAHSQFPTQANDAVFFGPDSYRFAQLIHTYLQQNFTAIHRAVDIGCGAGVGALVIARARREAQVLAVDINPMALRLSAVNAALAEVSNVEIARSDVLQDVEGDFDLIVANPPYMADPSERAYRHGGGALGAGLSLRIVEQALPRLTPGGSLVLYTGVAMVDGRDPFLEALEPWRDSPDFGWTYKELDPDVFGEELLTPGYQDVERIAVVALVVTRIGAGIGGTIDEQATEVRH comes from the coding sequence ATGAATCAGGAAGAACGCCTATCCGAAACTGACCTGGCGCTATTGCAATTGGGCCGACGCCTGCAAGCCGACGGCTATCGCTTCATTACCCCGACACCCCTGACCCACGAACGCGTCAACCAACGACCTGGCAATGAACGCTCCAGAACCCTGAGGGATGTGTTCGGCTGGTCGCGCCCGTTTGCCCCGGGGCTGATCAGCGCCGATGAGCAGCGCCAGTTGCAGGAAGCCGAGGTGCTGCAAGCGCGCGACGGCCTGTTGCATAGCCGCGTGCGCTGGTCGAGCCTGGACGGCCTGCTGTTCGCTCATTCGCAATTTCCCACCCAAGCCAACGACGCGGTGTTTTTCGGCCCCGACAGCTATCGTTTCGCCCAACTGATCCATACTTATCTGCAACAGAACTTCACGGCAATACATCGGGCCGTGGACATCGGCTGTGGCGCCGGTGTCGGGGCGCTGGTCATTGCCCGCGCCCGGCGCGAGGCACAGGTGCTGGCCGTGGATATCAATCCGATGGCCCTGCGCCTGAGCGCGGTCAACGCGGCGCTGGCCGAGGTGTCCAACGTCGAGATCGCCCGCAGCGATGTACTCCAGGATGTGGAGGGCGACTTCGACCTGATCGTCGCCAATCCGCCGTACATGGCCGACCCCAGCGAACGGGCCTACCGCCATGGCGGTGGCGCACTGGGCGCCGGGCTGTCGCTGCGCATTGTCGAACAGGCCCTGCCACGGCTCACGCCCGGTGGCTCGCTGGTGCTCTACACCGGCGTGGCGATGGTCGATGGGCGTGATCCGTTTCTCGAGGCGCTTGAGCCTTGGCGCGACTCGCCGGACTTCGGCTGGACTTACAAGGAATTGGACCCGGACGTGTTTGGTGAAGAACTGCTCACCCCGGGTTACCAGGACGTAGAAAGGATCGCCGTGGTGGCGTTGGTTGTAACCCGCATCGGCGCGGGTATCGGAGGGACTATCGATGAACAGGCGACTGAAGTTCGGCATTGA